Proteins encoded in a region of the Cydia pomonella isolate Wapato2018A chromosome 3, ilCydPomo1, whole genome shotgun sequence genome:
- the LOC133516480 gene encoding receptor expression-enhancing protein 5 isoform X2 — MSAKLLEYREAIERQLSDKSKPWTKTFEQLESKTGVNRLYLFVGLVAFTGLYLVFGFGAELICNSIGFVYPAYMSMRALESPSKDDDTKWLTYWVVYACFSVVEYFSDFIVGWFPLYWLIKCIFIIWCYLPGDLNGSLILYHRIIRPYYQKHHSQIDAAASAELEDIVRNLNKNMGKTLDSFSKKLQNLHAD; from the exons ATGAGTGCCAAATTGTTAGAGTACCGGGAAGCCATAGAACGTCAATTGAGCGATAAAAGCAAGCCATGGACCAAAACTTTCGAGCAACTGGAATCGAAAACCGGCGTGAACAGACTGTACCTTTTCGTCG GTCTGGTGGCGTTCACCGGTTTATATTTAGTGTTTGGATTCGGCGCTGAGCTGATATGCAACTCGATTGGTTTCGTGTACCCTGCCTACATGTCCATGAGGGCTCTGGAGTCGCCTTCGAAGGATGACGACACAAAGTGGCTGACATACTGGGTGGTGTACGCGTGCTTCTCGGTCGTGGAATACTTTTCCGATTTCATCGTGGGATGGTTCCCGCTCTATTGGTTGATAAAG TGCATCTTCATCATATGGTGCTACCTGCCCGGGGACCTGAACGGCTCGCTCATCCTCTACCACCGCATCATCCGCCCCTACTACCAGAAGCACCACTCACAGATCGACGCCGCTGCCAGCGCAG AACTTGAGGACATTGTCAGGAACCTAAACAAAAACATGGGCAAAACTTTAGACTCGTTCAGCAAAAAGTTGCAAAATCTACATGCCGACTAA
- the LOC133516480 gene encoding receptor expression-enhancing protein 5 isoform X1, whose translation MSAKLLEYREAIERQLSDKSKPWTKTFEQLESKTGVNRLYLFVGLVAFTGLYLVFGFGAELICNSIGFVYPAYMSMRALESPSKDDDTKWLTYWVVYACFSVVEYFSDFIVGWFPLYWLIKCIFIIWCYLPGDLNGSLILYHRIIRPYYQKHHSQIDAAASAATSYPRGPRERNDAPMSAVTNASRVVKDAVGKTN comes from the exons ATGAGTGCCAAATTGTTAGAGTACCGGGAAGCCATAGAACGTCAATTGAGCGATAAAAGCAAGCCATGGACCAAAACTTTCGAGCAACTGGAATCGAAAACCGGCGTGAACAGACTGTACCTTTTCGTCG GTCTGGTGGCGTTCACCGGTTTATATTTAGTGTTTGGATTCGGCGCTGAGCTGATATGCAACTCGATTGGTTTCGTGTACCCTGCCTACATGTCCATGAGGGCTCTGGAGTCGCCTTCGAAGGATGACGACACAAAGTGGCTGACATACTGGGTGGTGTACGCGTGCTTCTCGGTCGTGGAATACTTTTCCGATTTCATCGTGGGATGGTTCCCGCTCTATTGGTTGATAAAG TGCATCTTCATCATATGGTGCTACCTGCCCGGGGACCTGAACGGCTCGCTCATCCTCTACCACCGCATCATCCGCCCCTACTACCAGAAGCACCACTCACAGATCGACGCCGCTGCCAGCGCAG CTACCTCATATCCGCGAGGTCCGCGAGAGAGGAACGACGCCCCAATGTCGGCTGTAACGAACG CTAGCCGCGTCGTCAAGGATGCCGTCGGGAAGACCAACTAA
- the LOC133516480 gene encoding receptor expression-enhancing protein 6 isoform X4 produces the protein MSAKLLEYREAIERQLSDKSKPWTKTFEQLESKTGVNRLYLFVGLVAFTGLYLVFGFGAELICNSIGFVYPAYMSMRALESPSKDDDTKWLTYWVVYACFSVVEYFSDFIVGWFPLYWLIKCIFIIWCYLPGDLNGSLILYHRIIRPYYQKHHSQIDAAASAASRVVKDAVGKTN, from the exons ATGAGTGCCAAATTGTTAGAGTACCGGGAAGCCATAGAACGTCAATTGAGCGATAAAAGCAAGCCATGGACCAAAACTTTCGAGCAACTGGAATCGAAAACCGGCGTGAACAGACTGTACCTTTTCGTCG GTCTGGTGGCGTTCACCGGTTTATATTTAGTGTTTGGATTCGGCGCTGAGCTGATATGCAACTCGATTGGTTTCGTGTACCCTGCCTACATGTCCATGAGGGCTCTGGAGTCGCCTTCGAAGGATGACGACACAAAGTGGCTGACATACTGGGTGGTGTACGCGTGCTTCTCGGTCGTGGAATACTTTTCCGATTTCATCGTGGGATGGTTCCCGCTCTATTGGTTGATAAAG TGCATCTTCATCATATGGTGCTACCTGCCCGGGGACCTGAACGGCTCGCTCATCCTCTACCACCGCATCATCCGCCCCTACTACCAGAAGCACCACTCACAGATCGACGCCGCTGCCAGCGCAG CTAGCCGCGTCGTCAAGGATGCCGTCGGGAAGACCAACTAA
- the LOC133516479 gene encoding uncharacterized protein LOC133516479, which yields MGDKIQVEQIIETIKQHPVLYDHKVPCRKDLSEALWEEIADTFDLDVQILKVKWKNLRDCYKKHLRAQTDNSKAVSSYKHWHWSKYLDFLRPHIRSNTEVVYLNDTEDDHNAKEYSENILNIKLEEADHTNFGSDFEATECISKQPTKNMGKHSSNNFGSDSDNLECVIEKPNWKKRRMNSDPNANHISQNNRDLHEFDDLELIFLGYAKTVKKMPLKRQISVKMKIAKIMMEEELKCLEE from the exons ATGGGAGATAAAATACAAGTAGAACAAATAATCGAAACAATAAAGCAGCATCCAGTTCTTTACGACCATAAGGTTCCATGCAGAAAAGATTTAAGTGAGGCGTTATGGGAAGAAATAGCTGATACATTCGACCTCGATG TACAAATTCTGAAGGTAAAGTGGAAAAACCTCAGAGATTGTTACAAGAAACACTTAAGGGCGCAGACCGATAACTCAAAAGCAGTTTCATCATACAAACATTGGCATTGGTCAAAGTACTTGGATTTCTTACGGCCGCACATACGTTCAAATACAGAAGTCGTTTACCTCAACGATACCGAAGATGATCACAATGCGAAAGAatattctgaaaatatacttaatattaagCTGGAAGAAGCGGACCACACGAACTTTGGGTCAGACTTTGAAGCTACTGAATGTATTAGCAAACAGCCTACAAAAAATATGGGGAAGCATTCTTCAAACAATTTTGGGTCAGATTCAGATAATTTAGAATGTGTGATAGAAAAACCTAATTGGAAAAAGAGACGTATGAATTCCGATCCTAATGCAAATCATATAAGTCAAAATAACCGAGATCTGCATGAATTCGATGATTTAGAACTGATATTTTTAGGGTATGCGAAAACTGTTAAGAAAATGCCTTTGAAGAGGCAGATAAGCGTAAAAATGAAGATTGCGAAGATAATGATGGAAGAAGAACTAAAATGCTTAGAAGAATGA
- the LOC133516480 gene encoding receptor expression-enhancing protein 5 isoform X3 encodes MSAKLLEYREAIERQLSDKSKPWTKTFEQLESKTGVNRLYLFVGLVAFTGLYLVFGFGAELICNSIGFVYPAYMSMRALESPSKDDDTKWLTYWVVYACFSVVEYFSDFIVGWFPLYWLIKCIFIIWCYLPGDLNGSLILYHRIIRPYYQKHHSQIDAAASAVANAVNKKVDKAFAAITKKIDELHTD; translated from the exons ATGAGTGCCAAATTGTTAGAGTACCGGGAAGCCATAGAACGTCAATTGAGCGATAAAAGCAAGCCATGGACCAAAACTTTCGAGCAACTGGAATCGAAAACCGGCGTGAACAGACTGTACCTTTTCGTCG GTCTGGTGGCGTTCACCGGTTTATATTTAGTGTTTGGATTCGGCGCTGAGCTGATATGCAACTCGATTGGTTTCGTGTACCCTGCCTACATGTCCATGAGGGCTCTGGAGTCGCCTTCGAAGGATGACGACACAAAGTGGCTGACATACTGGGTGGTGTACGCGTGCTTCTCGGTCGTGGAATACTTTTCCGATTTCATCGTGGGATGGTTCCCGCTCTATTGGTTGATAAAG TGCATCTTCATCATATGGTGCTACCTGCCCGGGGACCTGAACGGCTCGCTCATCCTCTACCACCGCATCATCCGCCCCTACTACCAGAAGCACCACTCACAGATCGACGCCGCTGCCAGCGCAG tTGCGAACGCCGTAAATAAGAAAGTAGATAAAGCCTTTGCGGCCATTACCAAAAAAATTGACGAACTGCATACTGACTAA
- the LOC133516480 gene encoding receptor expression-enhancing protein 6 isoform X5, with amino-acid sequence MSAKLLEYREAIERQLSDKSKPWTKTFEQLESKTGVNRLYLFVGLVAFTGLYLVFGFGAELICNSIGFVYPAYMSMRALESPSKDDDTKWLTYWVVYACFSVVEYFSDFIVGWFPLYWLIKCIFIIWCYLPGDLNGSLILYHRIIRPYYQKHHSQIDAAASAGKKD; translated from the exons ATGAGTGCCAAATTGTTAGAGTACCGGGAAGCCATAGAACGTCAATTGAGCGATAAAAGCAAGCCATGGACCAAAACTTTCGAGCAACTGGAATCGAAAACCGGCGTGAACAGACTGTACCTTTTCGTCG GTCTGGTGGCGTTCACCGGTTTATATTTAGTGTTTGGATTCGGCGCTGAGCTGATATGCAACTCGATTGGTTTCGTGTACCCTGCCTACATGTCCATGAGGGCTCTGGAGTCGCCTTCGAAGGATGACGACACAAAGTGGCTGACATACTGGGTGGTGTACGCGTGCTTCTCGGTCGTGGAATACTTTTCCGATTTCATCGTGGGATGGTTCCCGCTCTATTGGTTGATAAAG TGCATCTTCATCATATGGTGCTACCTGCCCGGGGACCTGAACGGCTCGCTCATCCTCTACCACCGCATCATCCGCCCCTACTACCAGAAGCACCACTCACAGATCGACGCCGCTGCCAGCGCAG GTAAAAAGGATTAA